The Candidatus Poribacteria bacterium genome includes a window with the following:
- a CDS encoding ABC transporter permease subunit, producing MLLTLIRQELLMHLMSARFFAAVVITLLLVVVNTFVLIGVHEERLADYSQREAVNQENIASTPTYSCLKLKVQRPPNPLSLFSAGLETRFGSDLDIAFDSVPALSNPITDVRSEEERWVSGSVPSLSSPGAPLGMNNPYLHLFSQIDLVFIFQVVLSLIALLFAYDAIAGDWETGTLRLVLSHPIGRGNVLFAKYIAAMVCLLLPVLMSLLFTLIQCSLARALQFSADDFLRIGGIVLTTIVYLSVFYLIGLLVSTVTRRAATSLMLCMFLWVILVLVYPNWSRFALNSEGDMRAEKISADRQIAQIREKADRERHRFLADSPLKGEPPIFSESEAFPGLFSGTGYFFLGDFPRVNLELKDTGHPLVPHLHRYYEFAAPLQIRNAEEIGFVGQQLVAQTSLRQAHWDERLMKLSPASLYTFATAAWAGTNLDSMVDYIQTAQAYRRTLIDTFHERDAFASQQWFAPNQGDIDWSILPRFHFERAEIGINAQRALPELFLLLCANVVLFMATVLIFIKVEV from the coding sequence ATGTTACTGACCCTGATACGCCAAGAGCTCCTGATGCATCTGATGAGTGCGCGTTTTTTTGCCGCGGTCGTTATTACCCTCCTGCTTGTTGTCGTCAATACGTTTGTCTTAATTGGTGTGCATGAAGAACGTCTCGCCGATTATAGTCAGAGGGAGGCGGTGAATCAAGAGAACATCGCCTCGACACCTACCTATTCGTGTTTAAAATTGAAGGTTCAACGTCCGCCCAACCCATTGAGTCTCTTTAGTGCGGGCTTAGAAACGCGTTTTGGTAGCGACCTCGATATAGCGTTTGACAGCGTGCCAGCTCTTTCAAATCCGATCACTGATGTCAGATCCGAGGAAGAACGGTGGGTGTCTGGCAGCGTCCCATCCCTTTCAAGCCCAGGGGCACCCCTCGGTATGAATAACCCGTATCTGCATCTCTTTTCACAGATAGATTTGGTCTTTATCTTCCAGGTTGTATTGAGTCTGATCGCCCTGCTTTTCGCTTATGACGCGATTGCCGGAGATTGGGAGACCGGCACCTTGCGTTTGGTGCTCTCGCATCCCATTGGGAGAGGGAATGTGCTGTTTGCCAAATATATTGCGGCGATGGTTTGTCTGCTACTCCCCGTGTTGATGAGTCTATTGTTCACACTGATTCAGTGTTCCTTGGCGCGCGCCTTGCAATTCAGTGCGGATGATTTTCTGCGAATTGGCGGCATTGTTTTAACGACAATCGTCTATCTGTCGGTTTTCTATCTGATCGGTCTTCTCGTTTCTACAGTAACCCGTCGTGCCGCTACATCCCTGATGCTCTGTATGTTTTTATGGGTGATTTTGGTACTCGTCTATCCAAACTGGAGCCGATTTGCCTTGAATTCGGAGGGCGACATGCGTGCAGAAAAAATATCCGCCGACCGACAGATAGCGCAGATTCGGGAAAAGGCGGATAGAGAACGACACCGGTTTTTAGCCGATAGTCCGCTTAAGGGAGAGCCTCCGATATTTTCAGAGTCTGAAGCGTTTCCAGGTCTCTTTAGTGGAACCGGATATTTCTTCCTCGGGGACTTCCCTCGGGTTAACCTTGAACTGAAAGATACAGGGCACCCTTTAGTGCCACACTTGCACCGTTATTATGAATTCGCCGCACCTCTGCAAATCCGGAATGCCGAAGAGATCGGTTTCGTCGGGCAGCAGTTGGTGGCACAGACCTCCCTCCGGCAAGCACACTGGGATGAACGTCTCATGAAGCTCAGTCCGGCAAGCCTTTATACGTTTGCCACTGCCGCGTGGGCGGGCACCAATTTAGACAGCATGGTGGATTATATCCAAACAGCGCAGGCATATCGGCGCACCCTCATTGACACCTTTCATGAGAGAGATGCGTTCGCCAGCCAACAGTGGTTTGCCCCAAATCAAGGGGATATAGACTGGTCGATTTTGCCCCGATTTCACTTCGAGCGAGCAGAAATTGGCATCAACGCGCAGCGCGCCTTACCCGAACTGTTTTTGCTGTTATGCGCCAATGTCGTCCTATTCATGGCAACAGTTTTGATTTTTATCAAAGTTGAAGTATAG
- a CDS encoding DUF4252 domain-containing protein: MKLQKHFIQLFTLLFLVASLTLMHSAVAQQNKSAKTDEKGLILFDFPEPLAAKVEVNLTSKLISLVTKSVSNQPEVAELIQMLDGIYVRTYDRGTIDEKKLVDYFKEKLKKDEWEVLVKIEGRSETVEINLLFDEEKVYGIFAIIIPKRSGEVTFVNIVGEIAPERIEELLGNLSNFGAVDIDFGDKLKGQWKIEDTGDKARVMILGSIFFSNPRINRFNFRMDDVLAPERQSEMEQLVTQLKAFGPTKIAVYTDQSFDAELNANYQGYLDGTYELTRNYKEQIGFRLAKQMGHSRLYSIADWPKHRPIRDKIDDHLMDFDTFAEMHNQEHLLPTVSSDGQKIRRGADGTLWVEHEEYEPLIDMYIRMNEPEEIITSHQGYLRTARIGLKDQYPGANWVAHWWYAHNLKNFVNLTRITESTDDRILLIVGGDHVYLIQQFLQDSGDYIVESPLPYLNANEAETP; the protein is encoded by the coding sequence ATGAAACTTCAAAAGCACTTTATACAACTGTTCACGCTCCTGTTTTTGGTTGCATCGCTAACACTGATGCATTCAGCAGTCGCGCAACAGAACAAATCGGCCAAGACCGACGAAAAAGGACTTATCCTTTTCGATTTTCCAGAACCGCTTGCGGCGAAAGTCGAAGTGAACTTAACCTCGAAACTCATCAGTCTGGTAACCAAATCGGTGAGCAATCAACCCGAAGTCGCTGAACTGATCCAGATGTTAGACGGCATCTATGTCCGGACCTACGATAGGGGAACGATTGATGAGAAGAAGTTAGTTGACTATTTCAAGGAGAAGCTCAAAAAGGATGAGTGGGAGGTCCTCGTCAAAATTGAGGGGCGCAGTGAAACGGTGGAGATTAATCTACTGTTTGACGAAGAGAAGGTTTACGGGATTTTCGCTATCATCATCCCGAAAAGGTCTGGAGAAGTCACCTTTGTCAACATCGTCGGGGAGATCGCACCGGAACGCATTGAGGAGTTGCTCGGGAATCTCAGCAATTTCGGGGCGGTAGACATCGATTTTGGCGACAAATTGAAAGGGCAATGGAAAATAGAGGACACCGGAGACAAAGCGAGGGTCATGATTCTCGGTAGTATATTTTTCTCAAATCCGAGAATCAATAGATTCAATTTCAGGATGGATGATGTCCTCGCACCCGAACGCCAAAGCGAAATGGAACAACTGGTGACGCAACTGAAAGCATTTGGTCCCACCAAGATAGCCGTTTATACAGACCAAAGCTTTGATGCTGAGCTTAACGCAAACTATCAAGGTTATCTGGATGGCACATACGAACTTACCCGGAATTATAAGGAGCAGATCGGCTTTCGGTTAGCGAAACAGATGGGGCACTCGAGGCTTTATTCTATTGCTGATTGGCCAAAACACCGGCCGATCCGTGATAAAATTGATGACCACTTGATGGATTTCGACACGTTCGCGGAGATGCACAATCAGGAGCATCTCCTACCGACCGTTTCCTCAGATGGACAGAAAATTCGGCGGGGTGCAGATGGAACACTCTGGGTTGAACATGAAGAATATGAACCGCTGATTGACATGTATATACGTATGAACGAACCTGAGGAGATAATCACCTCCCATCAAGGGTATCTGCGCACCGCACGCATTGGACTCAAAGACCAATACCCGGGTGCGAATTGGGTCGCACATTGGTGGTATGCGCACAATCTCAAGAATTTTGTGAACCTGACGCGAATCACTGAGTCCACCGATGACCGCATTCTACTGATTGTTGGTGGTGATCATGTTTATCTGATTCAACAGTTTTTGCAGGACTCAGGAGATTACATCGTTGAGAGTCCGCTGCCATACTTGAATGCAAACGAAGCGGAAACGCCTTAA
- a CDS encoding FtsX-like permease family protein, producing MRIVEAVSVAISAMRSNKMRSLLTMLGIIIGIASVLAMIAIGDGAKAIVRQDAQKLGGANQFFVFRSSYKRVNNRWVRIRSNEYLKYEDVLAIEAECPTVSAATPQIWNWGGVLIQASGGSEVRAGWNGVDATYNSAMDWDVKEGRFITDEDVKNASKVCVLGGDVATALFGDKSPLGQEIKIARDSDYYNRWGQKEGRRFTERFTVVGTFVPRGTSLRFGVSFDNLAFIPVSTIQERFTGNDQIPNITVYAHTVKDVPKAVEEVKTVIRKRHKNQDDFIRIFEMHAGMAQLEKISKIIKITLGSIAGFSLLVGGIGIMNMMLVAVTERTREIGLRKALGAKRLDILLQFLIEAVIMCGVGGAIGVGLGMLAGEGMALLAVKIVRIVPEWPAVISLQWILISVSVSAIIGISFGLYPALKASSLTPIEALRKA from the coding sequence ATGCGTATAGTCGAAGCAGTATCCGTCGCAATATCTGCGATGCGTAGCAACAAAATGCGTTCATTGTTGACGATGCTCGGTATTATCATCGGTATCGCTTCGGTATTAGCGATGATAGCGATTGGTGATGGTGCCAAGGCGATTGTCCGGCAAGACGCACAAAAGTTAGGTGGGGCAAATCAGTTCTTTGTGTTCCGGAGTTCGTACAAGCGTGTAAACAATCGCTGGGTCCGTATCCGCAGCAATGAATATCTGAAATATGAAGATGTTTTAGCAATCGAGGCGGAGTGTCCAACTGTTAGTGCAGCCACACCGCAAATCTGGAACTGGGGCGGTGTGCTCATCCAGGCTTCAGGCGGCTCTGAAGTTCGTGCAGGCTGGAACGGCGTAGATGCTACCTATAACAGCGCAATGGATTGGGACGTTAAAGAGGGACGTTTTATTACGGATGAAGACGTTAAAAACGCATCGAAAGTTTGTGTGCTTGGAGGTGATGTCGCGACCGCCTTGTTCGGTGATAAATCTCCATTGGGACAAGAAATTAAAATCGCACGCGACAGCGACTATTACAACCGGTGGGGACAAAAAGAGGGTAGACGGTTCACTGAACGCTTTACGGTTGTTGGAACGTTCGTGCCACGCGGCACAAGTCTCCGGTTTGGTGTCAGTTTCGACAACCTCGCCTTTATTCCCGTATCTACCATACAAGAACGTTTCACCGGCAATGACCAGATTCCGAACATTACCGTCTATGCACACACCGTCAAGGATGTTCCTAAGGCGGTTGAAGAGGTCAAAACTGTCATTCGGAAACGGCACAAGAACCAAGACGACTTCATCAGAATCTTTGAAATGCACGCCGGTATGGCGCAGCTGGAGAAAATTAGTAAAATCATAAAAATTACCTTAGGCAGCATCGCAGGATTTTCGCTACTTGTGGGTGGGATCGGGATTATGAACATGATGTTAGTTGCTGTCACCGAACGCACTCGTGAAATTGGACTTCGGAAGGCACTCGGTGCCAAACGATTGGATATTCTACTACAATTTCTAATAGAGGCAGTGATTATGTGTGGTGTCGGCGGTGCCATCGGCGTTGGGTTGGGCATGCTCGCGGGTGAAGGCATGGCACTGCTCGCCGTCAAAATCGTCAGAATTGTTCCCGAATGGCCCGCTGTTATCTCCTTACAGTGGATCCTGATTTCGGTATCCGTCTCAGCGATAATCGGCATCTCCTTTGGTCTGTATCCCGCCCTAAAGGCATCGTCGCTTACCCCGATTGAAGCCCTTCGTAAAGCTTAG
- a CDS encoding sigma-70 family RNA polymerase sigma factor: MRYDLSTYPILTDEELIRLAQVGDELAFAELMSRYSSSIWRVIIANSRQPRDAEEILMDVWRAVWENISGLRRVESFGGWLRRIAYNACKRYYASTGRSGNDIPYSYVDLTDRIDQDAVARFRETERYDAIREAVHCLPDKVRRVAVLYYLELWDVKEIHTELGLAIGTIKTKLRQTREFLREEFGVEPERGRTMSSKREESKRIHTKIKVIGVGGAGGNAVKRMIEDGLTDIEFYTVNTDQQALDKHPEATPVQIGANTTQGLGCGANPEIGRRAAEEDRKTLNAIVADADIVFVIAGMGGGTGAGASPLIASLAQAQGALAVGLVTCPFNFEGQRRAEQGKRSLQEIQENADSVVVVQNQQLLDSIEQQQKRSMTIREAFHLSDETLLRSVERSISEFHASPV; the protein is encoded by the coding sequence ATGCGATACGATCTATCAACGTACCCCATTTTAACAGATGAAGAACTCATTCGGCTGGCACAGGTCGGTGATGAGTTGGCATTTGCAGAACTGATGTCGCGTTATAGTTCAAGCATTTGGAGAGTGATTATCGCAAATTCGAGACAACCTCGCGATGCTGAGGAGATTCTCATGGATGTCTGGAGAGCCGTCTGGGAAAATATCAGCGGACTGCGGCGTGTTGAGAGTTTCGGTGGCTGGTTGCGTCGGATTGCTTACAACGCTTGCAAGCGATACTACGCTTCCACCGGGCGTTCCGGAAATGACATTCCTTATAGTTATGTGGATCTGACGGATCGTATCGACCAAGATGCAGTCGCGCGTTTCAGGGAAACAGAACGCTACGACGCTATAAGGGAAGCCGTGCATTGCCTCCCGGATAAAGTGCGCCGCGTTGCGGTCCTATACTATCTGGAATTGTGGGATGTCAAGGAGATCCACACTGAACTCGGATTGGCGATAGGCACAATCAAGACCAAATTGAGACAGACACGTGAATTCCTGCGCGAGGAGTTCGGTGTCGAACCTGAAAGAGGGAGAACCATGTCATCTAAACGAGAAGAATCCAAACGGATTCACACCAAAATCAAGGTCATTGGTGTCGGTGGAGCCGGCGGCAACGCCGTTAAACGAATGATTGAAGACGGTTTGACGGACATTGAATTTTATACCGTGAATACAGACCAGCAAGCACTCGACAAGCACCCTGAAGCAACACCGGTGCAGATCGGTGCTAACACCACTCAAGGACTTGGATGTGGCGCGAACCCAGAGATAGGTCGAAGAGCCGCTGAAGAGGACAGGAAAACGCTCAACGCCATCGTTGCGGACGCAGATATTGTCTTCGTTATAGCCGGTATGGGCGGTGGAACAGGAGCGGGGGCTTCGCCTCTGATTGCATCTCTTGCTCAAGCACAAGGGGCTTTGGCTGTAGGTCTTGTGACCTGTCCATTCAACTTTGAGGGGCAGCGTCGCGCCGAACAAGGGAAACGTTCGCTACAGGAAATTCAAGAGAATGCTGATTCTGTCGTTGTCGTGCAAAACCAGCAGTTGCTCGATTCGATAGAGCAGCAGCAGAAACGGTCAATGACAATACGCGAGGCGTTCCATCTCAGTGATGAGACGCTGCTTCGTAGCGTTGAAAGAAGCATATCGGAATTCCATGCCAGCCCTGTCTGA
- a CDS encoding ABC transporter ATP-binding protein gives MWDKVQLTRPSFRDLLWLFGQVLKASPFIATVWITLVLINAGAGAAQLLVLRETVNTLVDADLINSAVPWLAALCCLFFVEQAISTLLPLLREQLRIRAGFALQRDALQKTGKLPLETFDDEESHNLINRVVTGGDSSVVQLMQNGLNFMTLLATMLLLSGIATGNDQPESKAETQQIPQKPTIMILGSAHLSNNTLDAFNIKMDDVRAPKRQREIKQLVEQLKAFKPTKIALEVDEIYDAEVEINYQEYLKGTYKLNRSEHDQIGFQLAKQMGHPKLYCVDYRVDARKNDPFIPWGEGEFDVALLDYRGFAKAHNQEHLLPTPSMPEGKATQDEKGQTWIELDAYISIIDLYIQWNQPEGIRKDHQHYMRWVARIGLDDQYPGANWLSHFWYDRNIKIYVNLTRITESVDDRILLIIGGAHVYLIQQFFEESGDYIIESPLKYLDADDADNSVSEEAD, from the coding sequence ATGTGGGACAAAGTACAATTAACCCGCCCTTCATTTCGGGACCTACTCTGGCTGTTCGGACAGGTGTTGAAAGCATCTCCTTTTATTGCCACAGTATGGATAACCCTTGTACTCATCAACGCAGGTGCTGGCGCAGCCCAGCTCCTCGTGCTCCGAGAAACCGTTAACACCCTCGTCGATGCAGATCTCATAAACAGTGCGGTTCCATGGCTGGCTGCGCTCTGTTGCCTCTTTTTCGTGGAGCAGGCGATCTCAACACTCCTCCCACTTTTACGTGAGCAACTCCGCATTAGAGCCGGTTTCGCTTTGCAGCGGGATGCCTTGCAAAAAACAGGCAAACTGCCACTGGAAACATTCGATGACGAGGAATCGCATAACCTCATCAATCGTGTCGTGACTGGCGGGGATTCCAGCGTTGTCCAATTGATGCAAAACGGCTTAAACTTTATGACGTTACTCGCTACTATGTTATTACTGAGCGGCATAGCTACGGGAAATGATCAGCCAGAATCTAAAGCAGAAACTCAACAGATACCCCAAAAACCAACGATCATGATCCTCGGTAGTGCGCACTTGTCGAATAATACATTGGATGCATTCAATATCAAAATGGATGATGTCCGTGCTCCCAAACGCCAACGTGAGATCAAACAGTTAGTTGAACAACTCAAAGCATTTAAGCCTACCAAGATAGCACTTGAGGTAGATGAAATATATGACGCTGAAGTTGAAATAAACTATCAAGAGTATCTCAAAGGCACATACAAACTCAATCGATCGGAACATGATCAGATTGGGTTCCAATTGGCAAAACAGATGGGACATCCGAAGCTTTACTGTGTTGATTATCGAGTTGATGCCCGAAAAAATGATCCCTTCATTCCTTGGGGTGAAGGTGAATTTGATGTTGCTTTGTTAGACTACCGTGGGTTCGCAAAAGCACACAATCAGGAACACCTCCTTCCTACTCCATCTATGCCTGAGGGAAAAGCAACTCAAGATGAAAAGGGCCAGACTTGGATTGAACTTGACGCATACATATCAATCATTGACCTGTACATACAGTGGAACCAACCCGAAGGTATACGTAAAGACCATCAGCATTATATGCGATGGGTCGCGCGTATCGGGCTCGATGACCAATATCCCGGTGCCAATTGGCTTTCCCACTTTTGGTATGATCGGAATATCAAGATTTATGTCAACTTGACACGCATCACCGAATCTGTTGACGACCGGATCCTACTGATTATTGGGGGTGCGCATGTCTATCTGATTCAGCAGTTTTTTGAGGAATCAGGGGACTACATCATCGAAAGCCCGTTGAAATACTTGGATGCGGACGATGCTGACAACTCTGTATCCGAGGAAGCCGATTGA
- a CDS encoding ABC transporter permease subunit, translated as MIWHIVTRELLDHLTSLRFALTTLILVALMVTNAVVHLQTHPERVRRYSEKVSASRAELKSRTELYALLQKGPGKLYKRPSSLAFIADGGEALLPDESVSGGFWRLYGLAYIWSMGVPRLNMETLSNHRPTATVIDWVFIITYLLSFIPLLFTFDALSGERERGTLRLCLANSISRSILLMGKFLGSLITVLIAFYCAVLFNLAIVSTGSWTQFGAADWGRVGLIVLIASCYAGIFAAIGLIISAMTRESRLSLVLLLLIWVTVVVFMPSTLGTLSTKWMPPIQTHHQFQRAKGAAIDQIRSDFLNKREALKERRQSAETSQKEVAGVDTSELEIQREFVNKDMEIREQLSRQHLAAQSAQVLHARRITRCSPAAVVQYALESMAGTGFNRHLQFLEHCRLHIRQFRNFIVEMDRSDPESLHVIGIPKGMSKKPVLPEAIPIFEDKLSFQDTLNPAIIDMLLLVLLLAGVLSGAFLVFLRSEV; from the coding sequence ATGATTTGGCATATTGTCACACGTGAGCTTTTAGACCATCTCACGAGTCTCCGCTTTGCCTTAACCACGCTCATCCTCGTGGCATTGATGGTAACCAATGCCGTTGTACATCTGCAGACCCATCCGGAACGGGTTCGGAGATATTCCGAGAAAGTCAGCGCATCCCGCGCCGAGTTGAAATCCCGAACGGAGTTGTATGCACTGCTGCAAAAGGGGCCCGGTAAACTTTACAAACGTCCATCATCCCTTGCCTTCATCGCTGATGGGGGAGAGGCGTTGCTACCGGACGAAAGCGTGAGCGGCGGTTTCTGGAGGCTATACGGGCTTGCCTATATTTGGTCGATGGGCGTTCCACGTCTGAATATGGAGACACTCAGCAATCACCGCCCCACCGCCACGGTGATAGATTGGGTGTTTATCATCACGTATCTGCTCTCTTTCATTCCGCTCCTGTTTACCTTTGACGCGCTCTCCGGAGAACGGGAACGCGGGACGCTGCGGCTGTGTCTTGCCAATTCGATTTCGCGCTCTATCCTATTGATGGGTAAATTCCTTGGCTCCCTCATCACAGTCCTCATTGCCTTCTATTGTGCCGTGTTGTTCAATCTCGCCATCGTTTCTACTGGGAGTTGGACGCAGTTCGGTGCCGCAGACTGGGGACGTGTGGGGCTTATCGTGCTGATCGCTTCTTGCTATGCTGGTATTTTCGCTGCAATTGGGCTTATCATCTCGGCGATGACACGAGAAAGCCGGTTGAGTCTCGTTCTCCTATTGCTTATCTGGGTGACTGTTGTGGTGTTTATGCCATCAACCCTCGGCACGCTCTCCACAAAATGGATGCCTCCGATTCAAACGCACCATCAATTTCAGAGGGCAAAAGGAGCTGCCATTGACCAAATTAGGAGCGATTTCCTGAATAAAAGGGAAGCTTTAAAAGAACGCCGTCAATCGGCAGAAACCTCGCAGAAAGAAGTTGCAGGGGTAGACACTTCAGAATTAGAGATACAGCGGGAGTTCGTCAACAAAGACATGGAGATTCGGGAACAGTTGAGCCGCCAGCATCTCGCGGCGCAAAGTGCGCAAGTCTTGCACGCAAGACGGATAACCCGATGCTCTCCTGCGGCGGTTGTCCAGTATGCCCTTGAATCCATGGCGGGTACAGGCTTTAATCGCCACTTGCAATTCTTAGAACACTGCCGTCTTCATATCCGACAGTTCCGAAACTTTATTGTTGAAATGGATCGGAGCGATCCGGAGAGTCTTCACGTCATCGGGATTCCGAAAGGCATGTCGAAAAAGCCCGTTTTACCGGAGGCTATCCCGATATTTGAGGATAAGTTGTCTTTTCAAGATACACTCAACCCGGCTATAATCGATATGTTGTTACTCGTTTTACTGCTTGCTGGAGTGCTTTCAGGGGCGTTCCTTGTTTTTCTGCGTTCGGAGGTATAA
- a CDS encoding RNA polymerase sigma factor, with the protein MTEDKFLELVHEHKARVYQHTLYLLGNREDAEDITQETFITAWKHRNKLRPKTAHSWLLKCVQNLCFNLLKRDKFQVHLTGGDDIDPETELETLMHTHSGRSNPSPDEIVIQQELKDSVQCAIQKLPPDMRSVVIMRELNGMSFKEIAEVLEQPEGTVKSTAFRARKRLRELLRPYWRDNE; encoded by the coding sequence ATGACAGAAGATAAATTCCTTGAGCTTGTACATGAACACAAGGCTCGGGTTTATCAACACACCCTCTATCTACTCGGAAATCGGGAAGATGCGGAGGATATAACACAAGAGACGTTCATCACGGCGTGGAAACACCGTAACAAATTGCGTCCGAAGACTGCACACTCATGGTTGCTAAAATGTGTGCAGAATCTCTGTTTCAACCTGCTAAAGCGAGACAAATTTCAGGTGCATTTAACAGGCGGAGACGACATAGATCCTGAAACAGAACTCGAAACTTTGATGCACACGCATTCTGGTCGATCCAATCCATCACCAGATGAGATTGTGATCCAACAAGAGCTCAAAGACTCCGTCCAGTGTGCGATTCAAAAATTGCCACCAGATATGCGGTCAGTCGTAATTATGCGGGAACTGAATGGCATGAGTTTCAAAGAAATTGCAGAGGTCTTAGAACAACCCGAAGGAACTGTAAAATCGACAGCATTTCGTGCCCGCAAGCGATTGCGGGAGTTACTGCGTCCCTATTGGAGAGATAACGAATGA
- the dnaN gene encoding DNA polymerase III subunit beta, producing MVRNDNTVLIQRILAGDAAAFEHLVRKYQKQVHTLAWRKIGDFHIAEDITQETFLQVYQKLETLEDPTRFPRWLCVIADRLCIAWLRKNQRHTEPLQDTDLSTIETEAYSQYIATEHARTLAEARRDLVEELLAKLKENNRTTITLHYLEGMTYAEISNVLGVSENTVKSRLRRARQHLRQYKFMVPAALDITVEAERCSRKHLNGDFGMKLTFQKDDLLYPLQMLQGLAGEEDTSPMPSNVLIRAEGNTVECMATDMEVGIRMKVEGTVREEGTITVSAEKLGGIVEGWPTEKPIDLATTTDGKVEITCGNDLYKIVELADAEFPQLPSVDDGALAIDGDTLRSVLHKTEFAASTDKVRRTFLNGLYFNLFEDRTEVVATDGVQLALAHCEPFRLSEGNDGFIVPLKAVKGIERTFADSPEVRISRVANQILFADGRATLTAQLVDGEYPKYEKIIPASPKMRTVVQKEPILRATRQISAFSDPKCPAVCLEIDEQQIRISPRDSDPDDKHETLAVESSTGSIRIGFDARILIEALTHIETESLTIEFSGELKPAILKPMGEDGHFCLIMPMLLKS from the coding sequence TTGGTGAGAAACGATAATACTGTATTGATTCAACGCATCCTCGCCGGTGACGCGGCTGCCTTTGAGCATCTGGTGAGAAAGTATCAGAAACAGGTACACACGCTCGCGTGGCGGAAAATTGGGGATTTCCATATCGCCGAGGATATTACGCAGGAAACCTTCCTGCAAGTCTATCAGAAATTGGAAACCTTGGAGGATCCGACGCGGTTTCCAAGATGGCTTTGTGTCATTGCGGATCGTCTCTGTATCGCTTGGCTCCGAAAAAACCAACGACACACCGAACCCCTACAAGACACTGACCTCTCAACAATAGAGACAGAGGCCTACTCCCAGTATATCGCGACAGAACACGCCAGAACTCTCGCTGAAGCAAGACGCGACTTGGTGGAGGAACTGCTTGCGAAGTTAAAGGAGAACAATCGGACGACCATTACGCTTCACTACCTTGAAGGGATGACCTACGCAGAGATCAGTAACGTTTTGGGTGTATCCGAAAATACGGTTAAGAGTCGTCTCCGCCGTGCCCGGCAACACTTAAGACAGTATAAATTCATGGTTCCAGCAGCCTTGGACATCACCGTTGAAGCGGAACGTTGCTCCCGAAAACATTTGAACGGAGATTTTGGAATGAAATTAACTTTTCAAAAAGATGACCTTTTGTACCCCCTACAGATGCTGCAGGGGCTCGCGGGTGAGGAGGATACCTCACCTATGCCATCAAATGTTCTCATCCGTGCGGAAGGGAACACGGTTGAATGTATGGCGACGGACATGGAAGTCGGCATCAGAATGAAGGTGGAAGGGACCGTCAGGGAAGAGGGGACAATCACTGTCTCCGCCGAAAAATTGGGCGGTATCGTTGAAGGGTGGCCCACTGAGAAACCGATAGACTTGGCAACCACGACAGATGGCAAGGTTGAAATCACTTGTGGGAATGACCTTTACAAAATTGTCGAGCTTGCTGATGCGGAATTTCCACAACTCCCGTCTGTTGATGATGGAGCCTTGGCGATTGATGGAGACACCCTGCGGTCTGTTCTTCACAAAACTGAATTTGCTGCATCCACGGATAAAGTTCGGCGGACCTTCCTAAACGGACTCTATTTTAACCTCTTTGAGGACAGAACGGAGGTCGTTGCTACTGATGGGGTACAGCTCGCCCTTGCCCATTGTGAACCCTTCAGGTTGTCTGAGGGTAACGATGGGTTTATCGTCCCGCTCAAAGCCGTCAAGGGCATTGAACGAACGTTTGCTGATTCCCCAGAGGTAAGAATTTCACGCGTTGCGAACCAGATTCTTTTCGCGGATGGGCGCGCGACGTTGACGGCGCAGCTGGTAGACGGTGAATATCCGAAGTATGAAAAAATCATTCCAGCGTCTCCTAAGATGCGGACGGTTGTGCAGAAAGAGCCGATTTTGCGTGCGACACGTCAGATTTCAGCGTTTTCGGATCCGAAATGCCCTGCGGTCTGTTTAGAGATAGATGAACAGCAGATTCGGATTTCGCCGAGGGATTCTGACCCAGATGATAAGCATGAAACGTTAGCGGTGGAGTCCAGCACAGGAAGCATCCGTATCGGTTTTGATGCCCGGATACTGATAGAGGCACTCACGCACATTGAAACGGAGTCTTTGACCATAGAGTTCTCGGGTGAATTAAAACCTGCCATTTTGAAACCGATGGGTGAAGATGGACATTTTTGCCTCATCATGCCGATGCTCTTGAAGTCCTAA